The Prochlorococcus marinus XMU1419 nucleotide sequence CCCGTAGGGTTATTAGGAGAATTGATAATTATAAATTTAGTTTTTGAAGAGACTTTAGACTTCAAATCTTTTATATTTATTTTAAATCCATCTTCTGCAGAAGAATTTGTAAAAATTGGCTTCCCACCCGCCAATCTAACCATCTGGGGATAACTTAACCAATATGGAGAAGGAATAATAACTTCGTCTCCAGTATTTAACAAGACTTGGAAAAGATTATATATTGCTTGCTTAGCACCATTTGTGACCATTACATTTTCAAATTCATAATTTAAATCGTTTTGAATTTGAAGTTTATTTGCAATTGCTTTTCGGAGATCTAAATTTCCCGCTGCGGGCCCATACTTTGTAAATCCATCGAATATAGCTTTACTTGTAGCCTCTATAACTTCTTTAGGGGCATCAAAATCAGGTTCTCCTGCACTTAAATTGCAAATATCTACTCCTTCTGCAGATAATTGATTTGCTTTAGCACTTATCTGCAATGTAAGAGAAGGCTCAATTGAAAGTGCCCGATCAGATAAATTAACTTCACTCATTGACTTATGACTTTTCTAATATGACTTTTAATAATGACAAATGCATAAATTAAGAATAAATAAAACTATCACACTATGGTTTAATTTAGTTCATTTTCTTAATCTATTTTATTTTCATGTTTTGAGTTCTTAAGATAAAAATATTTAAAGTTTTTATTTTCGGTGAAAAGGTTAGTAATTGGGAGAGGAAGTGTATTCGCAAATTTGTTAATAATTGGTGAGGCACCTGGAGCACAGGAAGATTTAGAAGGAAAACCTTATGTAGGTAAATCTGGTAAGTTATTAAACGAATTATTAATAAAAGCAGGGATTGATTATAAGAAGGATGTTTATTTTTGTAATGTAATTAAATGTCGTCCACCAAATAATAGAAAACCCACTGCTAGAGAAATTAATATTCATAAACCTTGGTTATTACAGCAAATAAAGCTAGTTGATCCCAAATTCATACTACTTACTGGTTCTACTGCTATGAGAGCTATTTTAGAAGTTAAAGATCCTATAAGTAATTTAAGAGGTCAATGGATTAAAAAAGATGGGAGAGAAATTATGGTAATTTTTCATCCATCTTATTTGTTGAGATTTCCTTCAAAAGAAATCAATAAACCATACCATCTAACTTTGAATGACCTAGAGAATGTAAGTAGTAAACTATATGCCGTATAATTTAGTTGATACTTTTTGAATATCAAAAATTTTAATGTCATTAACTCAATCAAAAGAGGTTAATAGTCTCTCCAAAAGATATTCAACTCATATTGAGAGAAGGATAACTAGAACAGTAATGGTTGGTGATGTAGCTATTGGAAGTGATTATCCAGTAAGAGTTCAATCTATGATAAATGAAGATACTATGGACGTCGAAAATGCTTACTTAGCTATCAAAAGACTTCATGAAGTAGGTTGTGAAATTGTAAGATTAACTGTCCCTTCCTTAGCGCACGCAAAAGCAGTAGGAGATATTAAAGCAAAATTATTAGAAAATAATATCAACACCCCCTTGGTAGCGGATGTTCACCATAATGGTATGAAAATTGCGATGGAGGTTGCAAAACATGTTGATAAAGTAAGAATTAACCCAGGATTGTTTGTGTTTGAAAAATCAGACCCCACGAGAACTGAATATACAGACGAGGAATTTGAAACTATTAAACAAACAATACTTAAAAGATTTACTCCTTTAGTTGAAGTTTTAAAGGCTGAAAACAAAGCTCTAAGGATTGGAGTAAATCATGGTTCTCTATCTGAGAGGATGCTTTTTACTTATGGAGATACGCCATTGGGAATGACAGAATCTGCGATGGAGTTTGTCAAAATTTGTGATGAGCTTGATTTTCATAACATAATAATTTCTATGAAAGCTTCTAGGGCTCCAGTCATGATGGCAGCTTACAGAATGATCGCAGATAGACTTGACTCAGAAGGATATAACTACCCTTTACATTTAGGAGTGACTGAAGCTGGAGATGGCGATTATGGAAGGATAAAAAGTACTGCTGGAATTGGAACGCTTTTAGCAGAGGGATTAGGAGATACTATCAGGGTTTCTTTAACAGAAGCTCCAGAGAAGGAAATACCAGTTTGCTATTCAATTTTGCAATCTTTAGGACTAAGAAAAACGATGGTGGAATATATCAGTTGCCCTAGTTGTGGGAGAACACTCTTCAATTTAGAAGAAGTTGTAGATAAAGTTAGGAACGCCACTTCACATTTGACTGGTTTAGATATAGCAATAATGGGATGTATAGTAAATGGACCAGGAGAAATGGCAGATGCTGATTATGGTTATGTTGGGAAAGGCAAAGGAACTATTGCATTATATAGAAGGAAAGAAGAGATAAAAAGAGTACCTGAAGATGAAGGGGTTAATGCATTAATTCAACTTATTAAGGATGATGGAAAATGGATTGATCCTTAAGGATTTATCAAATTTTTGAAATTAAAAATAAATTCTTTTTATAATGAAAAAGTATAGAAATCCTTTTAAGATAAGAAAATTGCTTAAAAAAAAATTTATAATTCTGTTTGCGACATCCTTTTCTGGGCTATTTTTAAATAATTTTGCAGAAGCAACAGTTTTAAATAATAGTTATAAAGAAGTAATTGATCATGTTTGGCAAATTGTATATAGAGATTTTCTTGATTCAAGCGGTAAATTTCAAAAGTCCAATTGGATTAATCTAAGAAAAGAAGTTTTATCAAAAACATATTCAGATAGCAATGAAGCATATGATGCGATAAGAGATATGCTTTCTAATTTAGATGATTCTTATACAAGATTTTTGGAACCTAAGGAATTTAATCAAATGAGAATAGATACCTCTGGTGAATTAACTGGAATTGGTATCCAAATAGTTAAAGATAAAGAATCTGATGATTTAATAATCATTTCTCCTATAGAGGGCACCCCTGCATTTGATGCTGGAATTAAAGCTAGAGATAAAATATTGTCTATAGATGGAATTTCTACTGAAGGTATGAATATTGAGGAGGCCGTGAAATTAATAAGAGGAAAAAGAGGTACCAAAGTAAAGCTTGAAATTCTTAGAGGTTCTAAATCCTTTTTTAAGAATTTATTAAGAGAAAAAATTGAAATAAAATCTGTATCAAGTAAAGTCAACCAAACTAAAAATGGCTTCTTAATTGGCTATGTAAGGATTAAACAATTTAATGCAAATGCATCAAAGGAGACTAGAGATGCTATTAGGGATTTAGAAACAAAAAAAGTCTCAGGATATGTTCTTGACTTGAGAAGTAATCCAGGAGGTTTATTAGAATCAAGCATTGATATCTCAAGGCACTTCATTAACAAAGGAGTAATAGTAAGTACAGTAAGTAAAGATGGTTTAAAAGAAACAAAAAAAGGAAACGGTCAAGCTCTAACAAAAAAGCCCTTAGTTGTCTTAGTTAATGAGGGTTCTGCCAGTGCTAGTGAAATAGTCTCAGGTGCAATAAAAGATAACAAAAGAGGAAAATTAGTTGGCAAGAAAACGTTTGGTAAGGGTCTAGTTCAATCCATGAGAACTTTAGTTGATGGTTCAGGTCTTACTGTTACAGTCGCTAAGTATTTAACTCCAAACGGCACTGATATAAACAAATCTGGAATTATTCCAGACATAGAAGTAAAAATGAATATTAACCCTATTCTTCAAAGAGAGATCGGCACTAGAAAAGATAAACAATATAGAGCTGGTGAAAAAGAGCTA carries:
- a CDS encoding uracil-DNA glycosylase, yielding MKRLVIGRGSVFANLLIIGEAPGAQEDLEGKPYVGKSGKLLNELLIKAGIDYKKDVYFCNVIKCRPPNNRKPTAREINIHKPWLLQQIKLVDPKFILLTGSTAMRAILEVKDPISNLRGQWIKKDGREIMVIFHPSYLLRFPSKEINKPYHLTLNDLENVSSKLYAV
- the ispG gene encoding (E)-4-hydroxy-3-methylbut-2-enyl-diphosphate synthase, whose amino-acid sequence is MSLTQSKEVNSLSKRYSTHIERRITRTVMVGDVAIGSDYPVRVQSMINEDTMDVENAYLAIKRLHEVGCEIVRLTVPSLAHAKAVGDIKAKLLENNINTPLVADVHHNGMKIAMEVAKHVDKVRINPGLFVFEKSDPTRTEYTDEEFETIKQTILKRFTPLVEVLKAENKALRIGVNHGSLSERMLFTYGDTPLGMTESAMEFVKICDELDFHNIIISMKASRAPVMMAAYRMIADRLDSEGYNYPLHLGVTEAGDGDYGRIKSTAGIGTLLAEGLGDTIRVSLTEAPEKEIPVCYSILQSLGLRKTMVEYISCPSCGRTLFNLEEVVDKVRNATSHLTGLDIAIMGCIVNGPGEMADADYGYVGKGKGTIALYRRKEEIKRVPEDEGVNALIQLIKDDGKWIDP
- a CDS encoding S41 family peptidase produces the protein MKKYRNPFKIRKLLKKKFIILFATSFSGLFLNNFAEATVLNNSYKEVIDHVWQIVYRDFLDSSGKFQKSNWINLRKEVLSKTYSDSNEAYDAIRDMLSNLDDSYTRFLEPKEFNQMRIDTSGELTGIGIQIVKDKESDDLIIISPIEGTPAFDAGIKARDKILSIDGISTEGMNIEEAVKLIRGKRGTKVKLEILRGSKSFFKNLLREKIEIKSVSSKVNQTKNGFLIGYVRIKQFNANASKETRDAIRDLETKKVSGYVLDLRSNPGGLLESSIDISRHFINKGVIVSTVSKDGLKETKKGNGQALTKKPLVVLVNEGSASASEIVSGAIKDNKRGKLVGKKTFGKGLVQSMRTLVDGSGLTVTVAKYLTPNGTDINKSGIIPDIEVKMNINPILQREIGTRKDKQYRAGEKELVNIIKRNNQISEFNPNTTNLNAFLKINKKDQVFALN